In Nocardioides sp. InS609-2, a single genomic region encodes these proteins:
- a CDS encoding DUF4229 domain-containing protein translates to MKEFVVYTALRLVLFVASLLIVIGVWALVAGTDSVHSIWSVVLAFMLSGVASYFLLNRQREAFAQRVEGRARRATAAFDQRRGGEDSE, encoded by the coding sequence GTGAAAGAGTTCGTCGTCTACACCGCCCTGCGCCTCGTCCTGTTCGTTGCGTCCCTGCTCATCGTGATCGGTGTCTGGGCGCTCGTGGCCGGCACGGACAGCGTCCACTCCATCTGGTCGGTGGTGCTGGCCTTCATGCTGTCCGGCGTCGCGTCGTACTTCCTGCTCAACCGCCAGCGCGAGGCCTTTGCCCAGCGGGTCGAGGGGCGGGCGCGCCGGGCGACCGCTGCCTTCGACCAGCGGCGTGGGGGCGAGGACTCGGAGTAG
- a CDS encoding MFS transporter, protein MTSRLPGWVERMLPPSPLARRLSFQSVLFAFGEGTFLTGSAVFFTQIVGLSAAQVGLGITIAGLTSFFFAVPLGKFADRIGPKQAWALAALGEALLYLVWPWIGGFAAFVGTLVLLEIVGGLGHAGRQAYTLDVFTREERVRSMAFMRSALNIGFTVGALFGGLALALDSDAVIRAVPVLTAVILGLNGFLISRLPDAQHAEVEVAAPAEEAMKTGALRNKGFLAMSFFDGVLGTNQVLLNVVIPLWLVEETDAPRVLLAWLFATNTVLAVLLQVAAARGADTVPGALRASRISSLFFVASCLIVLVTHDTVGWITIVLVWVGHVTVTGAELFQSAGAWGLQAELSDPQKRGEYAGASSLGYTAGSVWAPALYTYLAMEWGTPGWLVIAGIVVLATVGIHPSAHAAGRYLSRESTAAPA, encoded by the coding sequence ATGACCTCACGACTTCCGGGATGGGTGGAGCGGATGCTGCCGCCGAGCCCCCTCGCCCGCCGGCTCAGTTTCCAGTCGGTGCTCTTCGCGTTCGGCGAGGGCACATTCCTTACGGGCAGCGCGGTCTTCTTCACCCAGATCGTGGGGCTCTCGGCGGCGCAGGTCGGCCTCGGCATCACGATCGCGGGACTCACGAGCTTCTTCTTCGCCGTACCGCTGGGCAAGTTCGCCGACCGGATCGGCCCCAAGCAGGCGTGGGCGCTGGCGGCGCTGGGTGAGGCGCTGCTCTACCTGGTCTGGCCCTGGATCGGCGGTTTCGCGGCCTTCGTCGGCACTCTCGTCCTGCTCGAGATCGTCGGCGGACTCGGGCACGCGGGCCGGCAGGCCTACACGCTCGACGTCTTCACCCGCGAGGAGCGGGTGCGGTCGATGGCGTTCATGCGGAGCGCGCTCAACATCGGCTTCACGGTGGGCGCACTCTTCGGCGGCCTCGCGCTCGCGCTCGACAGCGACGCGGTGATCCGCGCCGTACCCGTGCTGACAGCGGTGATCCTCGGCCTCAACGGCTTCCTCATCTCGCGGCTGCCGGACGCGCAGCACGCAGAGGTGGAGGTCGCCGCCCCGGCCGAGGAGGCCATGAAGACCGGCGCGCTGCGCAACAAGGGCTTCCTCGCGATGAGCTTCTTCGACGGTGTCCTGGGCACCAACCAGGTGCTGCTCAATGTGGTGATCCCGTTGTGGCTGGTCGAGGAGACCGATGCGCCGCGGGTGCTGCTGGCGTGGCTGTTCGCCACCAACACGGTGCTCGCCGTACTCCTCCAGGTCGCGGCCGCGCGCGGTGCCGACACGGTGCCCGGCGCGCTGCGGGCCAGCCGCATCAGCTCGCTGTTCTTCGTCGCGTCGTGCCTGATCGTGCTGGTCACCCACGACACCGTCGGCTGGATCACGATCGTGCTCGTCTGGGTCGGGCACGTCACCGTCACCGGTGCCGAGCTCTTCCAGTCGGCCGGCGCGTGGGGTCTGCAGGCGGAGCTGTCCGATCCCCAGAAGCGCGGCGAGTACGCCGGCGCGTCCAGCCTCGGCTACACCGCCGGCTCGGTCTGGGCGCCCGCGCTGTACACGTACCTCGCCATGGAGTGGGGCACGCCGGGCTGGCTCGTGATCGCGGGCATCGTCGTGCTCGCGACCGTCGGCATCCACCCGTCGGCCCACGCGGCCGGGCGATACCTGTCCCGCGAGAGCACGGCCGCGCCCGCCTGA
- a CDS encoding TlpA disulfide reductase family protein → MTRLVTLLLGGLLVLTGCNSMSGTGDKGYVTGDGRVEQVDPTDRDDPINLRGEDLDGNPVDLADQRGQVVVINVWGSWCPPCRAEMPDLVAAANESGNAASYLGINIRDASADQSKAFVRNFEVPFPSIYSPDGKALLAFYGTLTPRSIPSTVVLDRKGRVAASIIGSIPSTQTLTDLVDEVAAEDG, encoded by the coding sequence GTGACCCGCCTCGTCACCCTGCTGCTGGGCGGCCTGCTCGTGCTGACCGGCTGCAACTCGATGTCGGGCACCGGCGACAAGGGCTACGTCACCGGTGACGGTCGCGTCGAGCAGGTCGATCCCACCGATCGCGACGACCCGATCAACCTCCGCGGCGAAGACCTCGACGGCAACCCGGTCGACCTGGCGGACCAGCGTGGTCAGGTCGTCGTCATCAACGTATGGGGCTCGTGGTGCCCGCCGTGCCGGGCCGAGATGCCCGACCTGGTCGCGGCCGCCAACGAGTCCGGCAACGCCGCGTCGTACCTCGGGATCAACATCCGGGACGCGTCGGCCGATCAGTCGAAGGCCTTCGTGCGCAACTTCGAGGTGCCCTTCCCGTCGATCTACTCCCCGGACGGCAAGGCGCTGCTCGCCTTCTACGGCACGCTGACTCCACGGTCGATCCCGTCGACTGTCGTGCTCGACCGCAAGGGGCGCGTCGCGGCCTCGATCATCGGCTCGATCCCGTCGACCCAGACGCTGACCGACCTCGTCGACGAGGTGGCCGCCGAAGATGGGTGA
- a CDS encoding cytochrome c biogenesis protein CcdA yields the protein MGDWFREQAFSGSLVLALPVALVAGLISFFSPCVIPLLPGYLSYATGLSGADLASGEAGQHRGRMLLGSVLFVLGFSAVFVVIGTLSGALGYWLIDYQREITVVLGSLTIVLGLAFAGLVPWLQRDWRIHQVPAVGLAAAPLLGVLFGLGWTPCIGPTLGAISTLSINEATAGRGALLSGVYALGLGLPFIVAGLAYRRALGAFAWVRRHQVWVMRVGGLMLVAVGILLVSGLWDDMVTWLQINLILGTEAPV from the coding sequence ATGGGTGACTGGTTCCGAGAACAGGCCTTCTCCGGATCCCTGGTCCTGGCGCTTCCGGTCGCGCTCGTCGCCGGTCTCATCTCGTTCTTCTCGCCGTGTGTGATCCCGCTGCTGCCCGGCTACCTCTCCTACGCGACCGGCCTCTCGGGCGCCGACCTGGCCTCGGGTGAGGCCGGCCAGCACCGGGGCCGGATGCTGCTCGGCTCGGTGCTCTTCGTGCTCGGCTTCTCGGCGGTGTTCGTCGTGATCGGCACGCTGTCGGGGGCTCTCGGCTACTGGCTGATCGACTACCAGCGCGAGATCACAGTGGTGCTGGGCTCGCTGACGATCGTGCTGGGGCTGGCGTTCGCGGGCCTGGTGCCGTGGCTCCAGCGCGACTGGCGCATCCACCAGGTGCCGGCGGTCGGTCTGGCCGCCGCACCCCTGCTCGGCGTGCTGTTCGGCCTCGGCTGGACGCCCTGCATCGGCCCGACGCTGGGCGCCATCAGCACGCTGTCGATCAACGAGGCCACCGCAGGCCGGGGCGCACTCCTGTCCGGGGTCTACGCGCTGGGTCTCGGGTTGCCGTTCATCGTCGCGGGGCTGGCCTACCGGCGCGCGCTCGGCGCGTTTGCCTGGGTACGTCGCCACCAGGTGTGGGTGATGCGCGTCGGCGGGCTGATGTTGGTCGCCGTCGGGATCCTGCTGGTCAGTGGGCTGTGGGACGACATGGTGACCTGGCTGCAGATCAACCTCATCCTCGGCACGGAGGCGCCCGTATGA
- the ccsB gene encoding c-type cytochrome biogenesis protein CcsB, with amino-acid sequence MSDQSWETLSNQAVAVAGAVYFLAFLCHLGQWASLRKLPADTEVETGRTAMLGRLGVLLTVIAVAVHFVGLVGRGMAADPNRVPWGNMYEFTVAGCFFVALFYLAFYRRFGLDWMAPIVTGFVIAVLMAAVLWLYDPVAPLTEALNSTWLVIHVVSAVIATGAFTLGGIASLLYLLKSRGNRAEKTTGYLARVPDLRGLDRISYRMHAFGFPVWTFAALITGPIWAHQAWSSYWNWDPKEVWAFITWVVYAAYLHARTTAGWRGRKAAWLAMLGLATLWFNFIGINFFSTTSQHSYAESAAPLHSAVDQVESGSSF; translated from the coding sequence GTGAGCGACCAGTCGTGGGAGACCCTCAGCAACCAGGCTGTCGCCGTCGCCGGGGCGGTCTACTTCCTCGCGTTCTTGTGCCACCTCGGTCAATGGGCGTCGCTGCGCAAGCTGCCCGCCGACACCGAGGTCGAGACCGGGCGGACCGCGATGCTCGGGCGGCTCGGCGTACTCCTCACCGTCATTGCCGTGGCTGTGCACTTCGTCGGGCTCGTCGGCCGGGGCATGGCCGCCGACCCCAACCGGGTGCCCTGGGGCAACATGTACGAGTTCACGGTCGCGGGCTGCTTCTTCGTCGCGCTGTTCTACCTGGCGTTCTACCGCCGGTTCGGGCTCGACTGGATGGCGCCGATCGTCACCGGCTTCGTGATCGCGGTGCTGATGGCGGCCGTGCTGTGGCTCTACGACCCCGTCGCGCCGCTCACCGAGGCGCTCAACTCGACGTGGCTGGTCATCCACGTGGTGTCCGCGGTCATCGCGACCGGCGCGTTCACCCTCGGCGGCATCGCCTCACTGCTCTACCTGCTGAAGTCACGCGGCAACCGAGCCGAGAAGACCACGGGCTACCTCGCGCGGGTGCCCGACCTGCGCGGGCTCGACCGGATCTCCTACCGGATGCACGCGTTCGGCTTCCCGGTGTGGACGTTCGCCGCGCTGATCACCGGCCCGATCTGGGCGCACCAGGCGTGGAGCTCCTACTGGAACTGGGACCCCAAGGAGGTCTGGGCGTTCATCACCTGGGTCGTCTACGCGGCGTACCTCCACGCCCGTACCACCGCCGGCTGGCGCGGCCGGAAGGCGGCGTGGCTGGCGATGCTGGGGCTGGCGACGCTGTGGTTCAACTTCATCGGGATCAACTTCTTCTCGACGACGTCGCAGCACTCCTACGCCGAGAGCGCTGCGCCTCTGCACAGCGCGGTCGATCAGGTGGAGTCCGGCTCGTCCTTCTGA
- a CDS encoding 1,4-dihydroxy-2-naphthoate polyprenyltransferase, with translation MTTTADWIAGARPRTLPAAIAPVLAGTGVATYADGLVWWKALLALAVSLALQVGVNYANDYSDGIRGTDDARVGPMRLVGSATATPRAVKAAAFLAFGVAAVAGLVLAATTAWWLVAVGLICIVAAWFYTGGSKPYGYLGLGEVMVFVFFGLVAVVGTTYVQTESWQWPALYAGIGVGALACAILVANNLRDIHTDVESGKRTLAVRIGEQRSRYLYLLLVLAAAFAIVAIAAATTWWVLGALAFLVVATPPTRAVLRGASGPGLIPVLAQTGLAQLWWAGLVVVFLLVP, from the coding sequence GTGACCACCACCGCCGACTGGATCGCCGGGGCGCGCCCGCGCACCCTGCCCGCCGCCATCGCTCCCGTGCTCGCGGGCACCGGCGTCGCGACGTACGCCGACGGGCTGGTGTGGTGGAAGGCGCTGCTCGCGCTGGCGGTCAGCCTGGCGCTGCAGGTGGGCGTCAACTACGCCAACGACTACTCCGACGGCATCCGCGGCACCGACGACGCGCGGGTGGGGCCGATGCGGCTGGTCGGGTCTGCGACGGCGACTCCGCGCGCCGTGAAGGCGGCGGCGTTCCTCGCGTTCGGTGTCGCAGCGGTCGCCGGGCTCGTGCTCGCTGCGACAACGGCCTGGTGGCTGGTCGCCGTCGGGCTGATCTGCATCGTGGCGGCGTGGTTCTACACCGGCGGGTCGAAGCCCTACGGCTACCTCGGCCTCGGCGAGGTCATGGTGTTCGTCTTCTTCGGCCTGGTCGCGGTGGTCGGTACGACGTACGTCCAGACCGAGTCCTGGCAGTGGCCCGCCCTGTACGCCGGCATCGGCGTCGGCGCGCTCGCCTGCGCGATCCTGGTGGCCAACAACCTGCGCGACATCCACACCGATGTGGAGTCAGGGAAGCGCACGCTCGCCGTCCGCATCGGCGAGCAGCGCTCCCGCTACCTCTACCTGCTCCTCGTGCTCGCCGCCGCGTTCGCGATCGTCGCCATCGCCGCCGCGACCACCTGGTGGGTGCTCGGCGCGCTGGCCTTCCTCGTCGTCGCGACCCCGCCGACCCGCGCCGTACTCCGTGGCGCCAGCGGCCCCGGCCTCATCCCCGTCCTTGCCCAGACCGGCCTCGCCCAGCTGTGGTGGGCCGGGCTCGTGGTGGTGTTCCTGCTGGTGCCCTGA
- the hemL gene encoding glutamate-1-semialdehyde 2,1-aminomutase translates to MTPTPAPASAALFDRARAVTPGGVNSPVRAFNAVGGTPRFIRSAQGAWLTDVDGNEYVDLICSWGPMLLGHAHPEVMAAVSAAVARGTSYGTPTEPEVELAEEIVGRTPVEAVRFVSSGTEATMSAIRLARGFTGRDVIVKFAGCYHGHVDSLLASAGSGVATHQEFAVPGSPGVPASSTELTLVLPYNDRAAVKAAFAEHGPRIAALITEAVPGNMGVVPPEPGFNEFLALSCREAGALFISDEVMTGFRATSQGGWGLDGVEEGWTPDLMTFGKVMGGGFPAAAFGGRRDVMSRLSPEGPVYQAGTLSGNPIATTAGLATLRLATDEVYDHIGSAGTTIRGAAAEALAAAGVPHVVQAAGTMFSVFFTGSPVRDFADAATQDTAAYAAFFHAMLDAGVYLPPSAYEAWFLSSAHDDRAVQTVLDALPGAARAAAASPEGR, encoded by the coding sequence GTGACCCCGACACCCGCTCCGGCCTCGGCCGCGCTCTTCGATCGCGCCCGTGCGGTGACCCCGGGTGGGGTGAACTCGCCGGTCCGGGCGTTCAATGCCGTAGGCGGCACCCCGCGCTTCATCCGCTCGGCGCAGGGGGCCTGGCTGACCGACGTCGACGGCAACGAGTACGTCGACCTGATCTGCTCGTGGGGGCCGATGCTGCTCGGCCATGCCCACCCCGAGGTGATGGCGGCTGTCTCGGCTGCGGTGGCCCGCGGGACGTCGTACGGCACTCCGACCGAGCCCGAGGTCGAGCTCGCCGAGGAGATCGTCGGCCGCACCCCCGTCGAGGCGGTGCGCTTCGTGTCCTCGGGCACCGAGGCGACCATGTCGGCGATCCGGCTGGCGCGGGGCTTCACCGGCCGCGACGTGATCGTGAAGTTCGCCGGCTGCTATCACGGCCACGTCGACTCGCTGCTGGCGTCGGCCGGCTCGGGCGTGGCGACCCACCAGGAGTTCGCGGTGCCCGGCAGCCCCGGCGTGCCGGCGTCGTCGACCGAGCTGACGCTGGTGCTGCCCTACAACGACCGTGCTGCCGTGAAGGCCGCGTTCGCCGAGCACGGCCCGCGCATCGCGGCTCTGATCACCGAGGCAGTGCCCGGCAACATGGGCGTCGTGCCGCCCGAGCCAGGCTTCAACGAGTTCCTCGCCCTCAGCTGCCGCGAGGCCGGCGCGCTCTTCATCTCGGACGAGGTGATGACCGGCTTCCGGGCGACCAGTCAGGGCGGCTGGGGCCTCGACGGTGTCGAGGAGGGCTGGACCCCCGACCTGATGACGTTCGGCAAGGTGATGGGCGGCGGCTTCCCGGCCGCGGCGTTCGGCGGCCGTCGCGACGTGATGTCACGGCTCTCCCCCGAGGGACCGGTCTACCAGGCCGGCACGCTCTCGGGGAACCCGATCGCCACCACCGCCGGCCTGGCCACTCTGCGCCTGGCCACTGACGAGGTCTACGACCACATCGGCTCCGCCGGTACGACGATCCGTGGGGCCGCCGCCGAGGCGCTCGCGGCTGCGGGCGTGCCGCACGTCGTACAGGCTGCGGGCACGATGTTCTCCGTCTTCTTCACAGGGTCGCCGGTGCGCGACTTCGCCGACGCCGCCACCCAGGACACCGCTGCCTATGCGGCGTTCTTCCACGCGATGCTCGATGCGGGCGTCTACCTGCCACCGTCGGCGTACGAGGCGTGGTTCCTCTCCTCGGCCCATGACGACCGCGCCGTACAGACCGTGCTCGATGCGCTGCCGGGCGCCGCCCGGGCAGCTGCTGCTTCCCCGGAAGGACGCTGA
- a CDS encoding lytic murein transglycosylase, whose product MSAPRFGRIQKATAIVPLALLSAAWTASLAGVGAGTASADGDVTTLPDGTTVPSQAIEAPASVSVPGIVAPGIGSSSAQSVVASASPSGIPAAALAAYQRAEAVINSADQGCQVPWQLIAAIGRVESDHGRYAGNVLDDNGLAQPGIYGVPLNGKTNTQKITDTDAGQLDNDTTFDRAVGPMQFIPSTWAVVGVDGDSDGKRNPQDIDDAALATGVYLCSGDEDLSGEAGQRASVYRYNHSNDYVDLVLSIMNAYIDGDYLSVPNTTTSARVFLPDTTGPTGTGDNRGGKGDGKGKGKGDDGGDDDTSTPTPTADPTKVPTVAPTKDPTKDPTKVPTAGPTTSVPTRLPTILPTELPTVAVPTVGPVLTYAEAQAQCIASGITVLQVTQLNNCINNLLNP is encoded by the coding sequence ATGTCTGCACCACGCTTCGGACGAATCCAGAAGGCCACGGCCATCGTGCCGCTGGCGCTGCTGTCGGCTGCGTGGACCGCGAGCCTGGCCGGAGTCGGCGCGGGCACCGCCTCCGCCGACGGAGATGTCACCACCCTTCCCGACGGCACCACCGTGCCCTCTCAGGCCATCGAGGCGCCGGCCAGCGTGTCGGTCCCCGGCATCGTCGCCCCCGGCATCGGCAGCAGCAGCGCCCAGAGCGTGGTGGCCTCGGCCTCCCCCAGCGGCATCCCGGCCGCCGCGCTGGCCGCCTACCAGCGCGCCGAAGCCGTCATCAACTCCGCCGACCAGGGCTGCCAGGTGCCGTGGCAGCTGATCGCCGCGATCGGTCGCGTCGAGTCCGACCACGGCCGCTACGCCGGCAACGTCCTCGACGACAACGGCCTGGCCCAGCCCGGCATCTACGGCGTGCCGCTCAACGGCAAGACCAACACCCAGAAGATCACCGACACCGACGCCGGCCAGCTCGACAACGACACGACGTTCGACCGCGCAGTCGGCCCGATGCAGTTCATCCCGTCCACCTGGGCAGTCGTCGGGGTCGACGGCGACAGCGACGGCAAGCGCAACCCGCAGGACATCGACGACGCTGCGCTCGCGACCGGGGTCTACCTGTGCTCGGGCGACGAGGACCTCTCCGGTGAGGCCGGCCAGCGCGCCAGCGTCTACCGCTACAACCACAGCAACGACTACGTCGACCTCGTGCTGTCGATCATGAACGCCTACATCGATGGCGACTACCTCTCGGTGCCCAACACGACGACCTCGGCCCGCGTCTTCCTGCCCGACACCACCGGCCCTACCGGCACGGGCGACAATCGTGGCGGCAAGGGCGACGGCAAGGGGAAGGGCAAGGGCGATGACGGTGGCGACGACGACACGTCCACGCCGACGCCGACCGCCGACCCCACCAAGGTCCCGACGGTCGCGCCGACGAAGGACCCCACCAAGGACCCCACCAAGGTGCCGACCGCAGGGCCCACGACCTCCGTCCCCACCCGCCTGCCGACGATCCTGCCGACCGAGCTGCCCACCGTCGCGGTGCCCACGGTCGGCCCGGTCCTGACGTACGCCGAGGCGCAGGCCCAGTGCATCGCGTCGGGCATCACGGTGCTCCAGGTCACCCAGCTCAACAACTGCATCAACAACCTGCTCAATCCCTGA
- a CDS encoding histidine phosphatase family protein, translating to MNVTQEKTIVHLLRHGEVHNPEGVLYGRRPGFHLSELGHTMAQRIADSIGDRDIVHLRVSPLERAQETAAPLSERRGLSIVTDDRVIESVNRFEGINFGRGALTIIKRPRLWRHLYNPLKPSWGEPYDVMASRMMAAVRDARDDARGHEAVIVSHQLPIWTTRLHVEKRSYLHHPKNRECTLCSLTSLHFTGETLSQVSYSEPAGDLIPVKDKSAPFSAGGAPDPKRPS from the coding sequence CTGAACGTGACGCAGGAGAAGACGATCGTCCACCTGCTCCGTCACGGTGAGGTGCACAACCCCGAAGGCGTGCTCTACGGGCGTCGCCCGGGCTTTCACCTGTCCGAGCTGGGCCACACGATGGCGCAGCGCATCGCCGACTCGATCGGTGACCGCGACATCGTGCACCTGCGCGTCTCGCCGCTCGAGCGCGCGCAGGAGACCGCCGCGCCGCTCTCCGAACGGCGCGGGCTGAGCATCGTCACCGACGACCGCGTCATCGAGTCGGTCAACCGCTTCGAGGGCATCAACTTCGGTCGGGGCGCACTGACGATCATCAAGCGGCCGCGGCTGTGGCGGCACCTCTACAACCCGCTGAAGCCGTCGTGGGGCGAGCCGTACGACGTGATGGCGTCCCGGATGATGGCCGCCGTGCGCGACGCCCGCGACGACGCGCGCGGCCACGAGGCGGTGATCGTGTCGCACCAGCTGCCGATCTGGACGACGCGGCTGCACGTCGAGAAGCGGTCGTACCTGCACCACCCCAAGAACCGCGAGTGCACCCTCTGCTCGCTGACGTCGCTGCACTTCACCGGTGAAACGCTCTCCCAGGTGAGCTACTCCGAGCCGGCCGGTGACCTGATCCCGGTCAAGGACAAGTCGGCGCCGTTCTCTGCCGGCGGCGCGCCCGATCCGAAGCGACCGTCGTGA
- a CDS encoding cytochrome c biogenesis protein ResB gives MSEPELTRRSGELTLREMARWSWRQLTSMRTALILLLLLALAAVPGSVIPQSDVDSLKTSNWQDAHPKLTPIYEKLGLFSVYDSPWFAAIYLLLMISLVGCIIPRTFVYWRAMGARPPQAPRRLDRLPHHASYTTTEGVDDVLARAAKVLRKRRFRVDTTASTVAAERGFLREAGNLVFHISVVVVLVGFGVGSLFGYKGGTIVVVGSSFSNDVRSYDDFLPGSLFQQKWMEPFSFDVTDFDVNWLTSGPRKGMAQKFVSHLNYRESPDAPERSYGLKVNHPLTIGSTEVFLIGHGYAPVITITDGDGNVTYSGPTVFLPTDQTFESFGVVKAPDAQPTQIGLEGQLYPTFAFAPGKQGGPYSAFGQDLDPLLSMQVYTGDLGMDTGAGQSIYVLDKANAKLVTKADGSMLRLDMRIGDTVKLPGGAGSVKFESLERWNKIQISRTPGKLVALSGVSLALLGLLGSLFIRPRRVWIRVRREEEQTLVELGGLDRSDGGDVAEELTEIMEAIKEDV, from the coding sequence ATGAGCGAGCCCGAGCTGACCCGGCGCTCCGGCGAGCTGACCCTGCGCGAGATGGCGCGCTGGTCGTGGCGGCAGCTCACCTCCATGCGGACCGCGCTGATCCTGCTGCTGCTTCTCGCGCTGGCGGCCGTGCCGGGCTCCGTCATCCCGCAGTCGGACGTCGACTCGCTGAAGACCTCGAACTGGCAGGACGCGCACCCGAAGCTGACCCCGATCTACGAGAAGCTCGGGCTCTTCTCTGTCTACGACTCCCCGTGGTTCGCCGCGATCTACCTGCTGCTGATGATCTCGCTGGTCGGCTGCATCATCCCGCGCACCTTCGTCTACTGGCGGGCCATGGGTGCCCGCCCCCCTCAAGCGCCCCGGCGGCTCGACCGGCTGCCGCACCACGCGTCGTACACGACGACCGAGGGGGTGGACGACGTGCTCGCGCGGGCGGCGAAGGTGCTGCGCAAGCGGCGCTTCCGGGTCGACACGACGGCGAGCACGGTGGCCGCGGAGCGTGGGTTCCTGCGCGAGGCAGGCAACCTGGTCTTCCACATCTCGGTCGTCGTGGTGCTGGTGGGCTTCGGGGTGGGCAGCCTGTTCGGCTACAAGGGCGGCACGATCGTCGTGGTCGGCAGCAGCTTCTCCAACGACGTACGCAGCTATGACGACTTCCTGCCGGGCAGCCTGTTCCAGCAGAAGTGGATGGAGCCGTTCTCGTTCGACGTGACCGACTTCGACGTCAACTGGCTGACCAGCGGGCCGCGCAAGGGGATGGCGCAGAAGTTCGTCTCGCACCTGAACTATCGCGAGTCGCCCGACGCTCCGGAGAGGTCCTACGGCCTCAAGGTCAACCACCCGCTGACCATCGGCTCCACCGAGGTCTTCCTGATCGGGCACGGTTATGCGCCGGTCATCACGATCACCGACGGCGACGGCAACGTCACCTACAGCGGACCTACTGTGTTTCTCCCGACCGACCAGACCTTCGAGTCGTTCGGGGTGGTGAAGGCGCCCGATGCGCAGCCGACCCAGATCGGTCTGGAGGGCCAGCTCTACCCGACGTTCGCGTTCGCGCCGGGCAAGCAGGGCGGCCCCTACTCCGCGTTCGGCCAGGACCTCGACCCGCTGCTGTCGATGCAGGTCTACACCGGCGACCTGGGCATGGACACCGGAGCAGGGCAGTCGATCTACGTGCTCGACAAGGCCAACGCGAAGCTCGTCACCAAGGCCGACGGGTCGATGCTCCGGCTCGACATGCGCATCGGCGACACCGTGAAGCTGCCGGGCGGTGCCGGGTCGGTGAAGTTCGAGAGCCTCGAGCGCTGGAACAAGATCCAGATCAGTCGTACCCCGGGCAAGCTGGTCGCCCTCTCCGGAGTCAGCCTCGCGCTGCTCGGCCTGCTGGGTTCGCTGTTCATCCGGCCGCGGCGGGTGTGGATTCGTGTCCGTCGCGAGGAAGAGCAGACACTTGTCGAGCTCGGTGGCCTCGACCGCAGCGACGGTGGCGACGTCGCGGAGGAGCTCACCGAGATCATGGAAGCCATCAAGGAGGACGTGTGA
- a CDS encoding AMP-binding protein, which translates to MSFLRPPDDPVAAVDALAQWLHADDPDRLLITTSGSTGVPKRVVLTRDAVLASATASARRLGHTGRWALALPSSYVAGVQVVVRSLVAGHEPVLDGWGDAEFTSLVPTQLHRLLDSPDDVAVLRAMHTILLGGGPIDPALRARAEDAGLHLVATYGASETAGGCVYDGLPLDGVALTLGADARIRIGGPTLFSGYDGDPELTAQTLVDGWYLTSDAGRLDEDGHLQVLGRLDDVVISGGVNVPLPVVAARLRMHPDVGAGEVLGIEDPEWGQRVVAFVSGRLTLDEARDWVSAEHPRAWAPRQVVVLDELPLLVNGKVDRVALRQLALKGLA; encoded by the coding sequence GTGAGTTTCCTGCGGCCGCCCGACGACCCGGTTGCTGCCGTCGACGCGTTGGCGCAGTGGCTGCACGCCGACGATCCCGACCGGTTGCTCATCACCACGTCGGGCTCGACCGGGGTCCCCAAGCGTGTGGTGCTGACGCGCGACGCCGTACTCGCCTCGGCCACTGCATCCGCCCGCCGGCTCGGCCACACCGGCCGCTGGGCGTTGGCCCTGCCCTCGTCGTACGTCGCGGGGGTTCAGGTCGTCGTGCGCTCGCTAGTCGCCGGCCACGAGCCGGTGCTCGACGGGTGGGGCGACGCGGAGTTCACCTCACTCGTGCCCACCCAGCTGCACCGGTTGCTCGACTCTCCCGACGACGTTGCCGTCCTGCGCGCGATGCACACGATCCTGCTCGGCGGCGGCCCGATCGACCCGGCGCTGCGAGCCCGCGCCGAGGACGCAGGTCTGCACCTCGTCGCGACGTACGGCGCGAGCGAGACCGCGGGCGGTTGTGTGTACGACGGTCTGCCGCTCGACGGCGTCGCGCTGACGCTCGGCGCCGACGCGCGGATCCGGATCGGCGGGCCCACCCTCTTCTCCGGGTACGACGGCGACCCCGAGCTGACGGCGCAGACGCTCGTCGACGGGTGGTACCTCACCAGCGACGCCGGTCGCCTCGACGAGGACGGCCACCTCCAGGTGCTCGGCCGCCTCGACGACGTGGTCATCAGTGGGGGAGTCAATGTGCCGCTGCCCGTCGTGGCGGCCCGGCTCCGCATGCACCCGGACGTCGGGGCCGGCGAGGTGCTCGGCATCGAGGACCCCGAGTGGGGGCAGCGGGTGGTGGCGTTCGTCTCGGGCAGGCTCACACTCGACGAGGCCCGCGACTGGGTGTCCGCCGAGCACCCGCGCGCGTGGGCGCCCCGGCAGGTCGTCGTGCTCGATGAGCTGCCGTTGCTCGTCAACGGCAAGGTCGACCGCGTCGCCCTGAGGCAACTAGCGCTGAAGGGGCTGGCATGA